A window of Pusillimonas sp. T7-7 contains these coding sequences:
- the hflX gene encoding GTPase HflX, with amino-acid sequence MKALIISVDLGESDYPAHAEEFAMLAKGAGAEIVGTIVARRARPDAAHFIGSGKLEEAILVAEAEQAELVLFDQALTPAQQRNLERGFKLRVVDRVALILDIFALRAQSHEGKLQVELAQLQHLSTRLTRMWSHLERQRGGIGMRGPGEAQLEMDRRMIGDKVRLLRERLARVQRQRTTQRRARSRSNTLSVSLVGYTNAGKSTLFNALTRAGAYAADQLFATLDTTTRRVWIEGAGQVVISDTVGFIRDLPPTLIAAFRATLEETVQADLLLHVVDAASPQRDEQIVEVNKVLADIGAADIPRILVYNKIDLAGYEPRMERNEHGTIARVFVSAVGRTGLDDLRGAIVESGQIAGNNAFNVENI; translated from the coding sequence ATGAAAGCCCTGATTATTAGCGTTGATCTCGGGGAATCCGATTATCCCGCCCATGCCGAAGAATTCGCCATGCTGGCCAAAGGTGCAGGCGCCGAGATCGTCGGTACCATTGTGGCCCGCCGAGCCCGGCCTGATGCCGCGCATTTCATCGGTTCGGGCAAGCTCGAAGAAGCCATACTGGTCGCTGAAGCCGAGCAGGCTGAACTAGTTCTGTTCGATCAGGCGCTTACGCCGGCTCAGCAACGTAATCTTGAAAGAGGTTTTAAATTGCGTGTGGTGGATCGGGTTGCGCTTATACTTGATATTTTCGCGCTCAGGGCTCAAAGTCACGAAGGCAAGCTGCAGGTCGAGCTGGCCCAGCTGCAGCATCTGTCAACACGGCTTACGCGCATGTGGTCTCACCTCGAGCGTCAGCGCGGGGGCATAGGCATGCGCGGACCGGGCGAAGCCCAGCTTGAAATGGACCGCCGCATGATAGGCGACAAGGTGCGCTTGCTGCGAGAACGCCTTGCGCGCGTGCAGCGCCAGCGCACTACCCAGCGACGGGCGCGGTCGCGCAGCAATACTTTGTCTGTGTCACTGGTTGGTTATACCAACGCTGGCAAGTCGACTTTGTTCAATGCCTTGACGCGGGCCGGAGCCTATGCGGCCGATCAACTGTTTGCCACGCTCGATACCACCACCCGGCGTGTATGGATAGAAGGCGCGGGGCAGGTTGTTATATCGGATACGGTCGGTTTCATACGCGATCTGCCTCCTACGCTGATCGCCGCCTTTCGGGCCACGCTCGAAGAAACCGTGCAGGCCGACCTGCTGTTACATGTGGTCGATGCAGCAAGCCCGCAGCGTGATGAGCAGATCGTTGAGGTGAATAAGGTGTTGGCCGATATAGGCGCGGCCGATATTCCACGGATTCTTGTCTATAACAAAATCGACTTGGCAGGTTACGAACCCAGAATGGAGCGTAACGAACATGGTACGATTGCACGAGTTTTTGTAAGCGCCGTAGGGCGCACGGGTTTGGACGATTTGCGTGGGGCAATTGTCGAGTCCGGTCAAATCGCGGGAAATAATGCGTTTAATGTCGAAAATATTTAA
- the hfq gene encoding RNA chaperone Hfq gives MSNKGQTLQDPFLNALRKDHVPVSIYLVNGIKLQGQVESFDQYVVLLRNTVTQMVYKHAISTVVPARPVNFQVDEPSE, from the coding sequence ATGAGCAATAAAGGGCAAACACTACAAGATCCATTTCTAAACGCCCTTCGCAAGGACCACGTACCTGTATCGATCTACCTGGTTAACGGAATCAAGCTGCAAGGGCAGGTCGAGTCTTTCGACCAGTATGTCGTACTGCTGCGCAATACCGTTACGCAAATGGTCTACAAGCACGCTATTTCCACCGTCGTACCGGCCCGCCCAGTCAACTTCCAAGTGGATGAGCCTTCTGAATAA
- the hisC gene encoding histidinol-phosphate transaminase, translating into MSRFWSDHLVDLTPYVAGEQPKNVTDLLKLNTNEHPYGPSPKALEAIKLAANDNLRLYPDNESIRLRAAIAQLHGLDSKQVFVGNGSDEVLAHIFNGLFRRSGRALLMPDITYSFYRTYCTLYQVPVQLAPLADDFSIRVSDYTQSHGAEPAGIIFSNPNAPTGMAMPLADIRAIAAANPDIPVVVDEAYVDFGAESAIALLKEHDNIVVVHTLSKSRSLAGLRIGFAVADPQIIQGLNRVKDSFNSYPLDSVAQAAAVASIEDTAYFEQMCRAVIDARTQLTAQLIGLGFQVLPSMANFVFARHPEYDAAALAQALREQNILLRHFKQPRIDQFLRITVGTPEDCERLCNSLVKIIKKTH; encoded by the coding sequence GTGAGCCGTTTCTGGAGCGATCATCTTGTTGATCTGACGCCTTATGTGGCGGGCGAGCAGCCCAAGAATGTTACCGATCTGCTCAAGCTCAATACCAATGAGCATCCGTACGGGCCATCGCCAAAGGCTCTAGAGGCCATCAAGCTTGCCGCCAACGACAATCTGCGCCTGTATCCCGATAACGAGTCGATCAGGCTGCGCGCCGCCATTGCGCAGCTGCATGGGCTGGACAGCAAGCAAGTGTTTGTCGGCAATGGTTCCGATGAAGTCCTGGCGCATATTTTCAACGGTTTGTTCCGTCGCTCGGGGCGCGCCTTGCTGATGCCCGACATTACCTATAGCTTCTACCGAACCTACTGCACCTTGTACCAGGTGCCGGTTCAACTGGCGCCGCTGGCTGACGATTTTTCAATACGTGTCAGTGACTACACCCAGTCGCATGGCGCTGAGCCGGCGGGCATTATATTTTCGAATCCCAATGCTCCGACCGGCATGGCCATGCCGCTGGCTGATATCAGGGCGATTGCCGCCGCCAATCCGGATATTCCCGTGGTGGTTGACGAGGCCTATGTCGATTTCGGCGCCGAATCGGCGATTGCTTTGCTTAAAGAGCACGACAATATCGTTGTGGTGCATACTTTGTCCAAGTCGCGCTCATTGGCGGGTTTGCGTATAGGCTTTGCCGTCGCCGATCCGCAGATTATCCAGGGCCTGAATCGTGTCAAGGACAGCTTCAACTCCTATCCGCTGGATTCCGTGGCTCAGGCTGCTGCGGTGGCCTCCATAGAAGACACTGCCTATTTCGAGCAGATGTGCCGGGCCGTTATTGATGCACGCACACAGCTTACAGCGCAACTGATCGGGCTTGGTTTCCAGGTATTGCCCAGCATGGCCAATTTTGTGTTTGCCCGGCATCCGGAATACGATGCCGCTGCCCTTGCACAGGCGCTACGCGAACAGAACATATTGCTGCGGCATTTCAAGCAGCCTCGTATTGACCAGTTTTTGCGTATTACCGTGGGAACTCCTGAGGATTGCGAGCGTCTATGTAATAGCCTTGTCAAAATTATTAAGAAAACACATTAA
- the der gene encoding ribosome biogenesis GTPase Der: MAYKPVVALVGRANVGKSTLFNRITRSRAALVADFSGLTRDRHYGEGRVGEHPFIAVDTGGFEPVAKDGILLEMARQTQQAIAESDVVIFLVDARAGVNAHDHEIARLLRKSGQRVFLAVNKAEGMRYGSATAEFHELGLGEPHAISASHGDGVVELIERALSYMDDLPDAGTDDEPDFMPDDAEPVLADGDLAEQDTNQEPEEPVSHRIKLAIVGRPNVGKSTLINTLLGEDRVIAFDMPGTTRDAIEIEFERNGVSYTLIDTAGLRRRGKVFEAIEKFSVIKTLQAIEACNVVVLMLDAQTEISDQDAHIAGFVLETGRALVVAINKWDGLDSEQRERIQRDFDRKLHFLSFAKMHTVSALKGQGVNVLIKSVNAAHAAAFAKLSTPKLTRVLHAAVEQQQPPRKGIFRPKMRYAHQGGQNPPLIIIHGNAIDAISDSYRRYLEGRFRSEFKLDGTPLRIEFKSSHNPYLQGA, encoded by the coding sequence ATTGCATATAAGCCGGTTGTCGCCCTGGTAGGGCGTGCCAACGTGGGCAAGTCCACGTTATTCAACCGGATCACGCGTTCGCGGGCTGCGTTGGTTGCCGATTTCTCGGGTCTGACGCGCGACCGGCACTATGGCGAAGGGCGGGTGGGCGAGCATCCATTCATCGCCGTCGATACCGGCGGTTTCGAGCCGGTCGCCAAAGATGGCATTCTGCTGGAAATGGCACGCCAGACGCAGCAGGCCATTGCTGAATCCGATGTGGTCATCTTTCTGGTGGATGCGCGTGCGGGGGTCAATGCTCACGATCACGAGATTGCGCGTTTATTGCGCAAATCCGGCCAGCGAGTGTTTCTTGCCGTCAACAAGGCCGAAGGCATGCGCTACGGCTCAGCCACTGCCGAGTTTCATGAACTGGGGCTGGGTGAGCCGCATGCCATTTCTGCTTCGCATGGTGATGGCGTCGTCGAGCTGATCGAGCGGGCGCTGTCGTATATGGACGACCTGCCGGATGCCGGTACGGACGATGAGCCGGATTTTATGCCCGACGATGCCGAGCCCGTTCTGGCGGACGGCGACCTGGCAGAGCAGGACACGAATCAGGAACCGGAAGAGCCGGTATCGCACCGCATCAAGCTTGCCATTGTCGGTCGCCCCAATGTGGGCAAGTCGACCTTGATCAATACTTTGCTGGGCGAAGACCGAGTCATTGCCTTTGATATGCCCGGCACCACTCGCGATGCCATCGAGATCGAATTCGAACGCAATGGCGTGTCGTATACCCTTATCGATACGGCCGGCCTGCGTCGCCGGGGCAAGGTCTTTGAGGCGATAGAAAAATTCTCGGTCATCAAGACGCTGCAGGCCATAGAGGCGTGCAATGTTGTTGTGCTGATGCTTGACGCCCAGACTGAAATTTCCGACCAGGATGCGCACATTGCCGGTTTCGTGCTTGAAACGGGCAGGGCGCTGGTCGTGGCCATCAATAAGTGGGATGGCCTCGATAGCGAGCAGCGCGAGCGTATCCAACGTGATTTTGACCGTAAACTGCATTTTCTGTCGTTTGCCAAAATGCATACGGTTTCAGCCCTCAAGGGCCAGGGTGTCAATGTCCTGATCAAATCCGTGAATGCAGCTCATGCCGCAGCATTCGCCAAGCTGTCCACACCCAAGCTGACTCGTGTGCTGCATGCCGCAGTCGAGCAGCAGCAGCCGCCACGTAAAGGGATTTTCCGGCCCAAGATGCGCTATGCGCACCAAGGTGGGCAAAATCCGCCGCTGATCATCATTCACGGCAATGCCATCGATGCCATATCAGACTCTTACCGGCGCTACCTGGAAGGGCGTTTTCGCAGCGAGTTCAAGCTTGACGGCACGCCGTTGCGCATAGAGTTCAAATCTTCTCATAATCCATATTTGCAGGGGGCGTAG
- the bamB gene encoding outer membrane protein assembly factor BamB produces the protein MHIAISRRIVRSAVIALSIAALAGCSMFSSPNPRYEPAALTEYPAGISAHIAWSVSIGSGGGYGFAPALVDEAVYAATPNGNISKLNATSGAVLWQSNAGVKLSAGVGSDGRTTAVAAGDGTVIAFDDQGAEKWRSKASSAVNMPPVVGSGIVAVRSSDYRIQAFDEETGDLRWSLQRPGPALALKTNMQMIIVDGLLISGLPNGRLMAIDTRSGNVQWEGTVSVSQGATDLERISDVVGTPQLQGPLLCGVTYQGRMVCFDLTQGGRPLWEQYFSSNTGMVTDSRQAYSANQRGQVHAFALNDGHEVWKQEALANRGLSSPAVISQAVAFGDFEGYVHFLSRSDGQLLGRVHVGGGAIVSPLLASNNGVLVQTGNGNLVLVGVN, from the coding sequence ATGCATATTGCCATCTCTCGCCGTATCGTACGCAGTGCCGTCATTGCTCTGAGCATTGCAGCCCTGGCGGGCTGCTCGATGTTTTCCAGTCCCAATCCGCGTTATGAGCCAGCGGCCTTGACCGAGTACCCGGCGGGCATTTCCGCCCATATCGCCTGGTCGGTGTCGATCGGCAGCGGCGGCGGCTACGGATTTGCCCCGGCGCTGGTCGACGAAGCTGTTTACGCTGCCACGCCCAACGGCAACATCAGCAAGCTCAATGCGACTTCCGGCGCTGTCTTGTGGCAGTCGAATGCCGGGGTCAAGTTATCGGCAGGGGTAGGATCTGACGGACGGACGACTGCCGTGGCCGCAGGTGACGGTACTGTCATTGCCTTTGATGATCAGGGCGCCGAAAAGTGGCGCAGCAAAGCAAGCAGCGCGGTCAATATGCCGCCTGTCGTCGGTAGCGGTATTGTTGCAGTGCGCAGCAGCGACTACCGCATTCAGGCCTTCGACGAGGAAACCGGCGATTTGCGCTGGAGTCTGCAGCGTCCTGGCCCGGCCCTGGCCCTGAAAACCAATATGCAAATGATTATTGTCGATGGCTTGTTGATTTCGGGGCTGCCCAACGGACGCCTCATGGCCATCGATACTCGTAGCGGTAATGTGCAGTGGGAAGGTACCGTGTCGGTGTCCCAGGGGGCTACCGATCTCGAGCGCATCAGCGATGTGGTGGGTACACCTCAGTTGCAAGGTCCCTTGCTGTGCGGTGTGACTTATCAGGGACGCATGGTGTGTTTTGATCTTACCCAGGGCGGCAGGCCTTTGTGGGAGCAGTATTTCTCCAGCAATACAGGCATGGTCACCGACTCGCGGCAAGCTTATTCAGCCAATCAACGGGGTCAAGTCCATGCGTTTGCCCTGAATGACGGGCACGAGGTCTGGAAACAGGAGGCTCTGGCCAACCGCGGCTTGTCTTCGCCAGCGGTGATTTCGCAGGCTGTTGCTTTCGGAGACTTCGAGGGCTATGTGCATTTCCTGTCACGCAGCGATGGCCAGTTGCTTGGCCGCGTACATGTGGGCGGCGGCGCCATTGTTTCACCGCTCCTGGCCAGCAACAATGGTGTGCTGGTGCAAACAGGCAACGGAAATCTGGTATTGGTTGGTGTCAATTGA
- a CDS encoding tetratricopeptide repeat protein: MAYDLEEQEKLDALRAWWERYGTLLVVLSFVVVAGLVGWRGWQWYQGHTASQAMGYYEALEGAARQQGDDSLARVKAASKTLRDDFSKSGYTPRGVLIAAQVLQERNDLDGAREQLEWLVNNSPDPSLIPLAKLRLAGVLLEQKQYDQALAQIANAPPAFAGLYADRQGDILLAQGKTAEAKAAWETALKEFGSDPVTQIVQLKIDALGGA; the protein is encoded by the coding sequence ATGGCATACGATTTAGAAGAACAGGAAAAGCTGGACGCGCTGCGCGCATGGTGGGAGCGCTACGGCACATTGCTGGTCGTGCTGAGTTTTGTTGTTGTGGCCGGCCTTGTTGGTTGGCGCGGCTGGCAGTGGTACCAGGGGCATACCGCCAGCCAGGCCATGGGCTACTACGAAGCGCTGGAAGGCGCAGCCCGTCAGCAAGGTGACGACTCCTTGGCGCGCGTCAAGGCGGCCAGCAAGACTTTGCGTGATGATTTCAGCAAATCGGGCTACACACCGCGCGGCGTGCTGATTGCGGCACAGGTCCTGCAAGAACGCAATGATCTCGATGGCGCGCGGGAGCAACTTGAATGGCTGGTCAACAACAGTCCCGACCCAAGCCTGATACCACTGGCCAAGCTGAGGCTGGCCGGGGTGCTGCTTGAGCAAAAACAGTATGATCAGGCTCTTGCACAGATCGCCAATGCGCCCCCCGCTTTTGCCGGGCTTTATGCCGACCGCCAGGGCGATATTCTGTTGGCGCAAGGTAAAACCGCCGAGGCCAAGGCCGCGTGGGAAACCGCATTGAAGGAATTCGGCAGCGATCCCGTCACGCAAATCGTTCAATTGAAGATAGATGCATTAGGTGGAGCCTGA
- the hisS gene encoding histidine--tRNA ligase, producing the protein MTQSFQKVRALTGMKDILPDTSAEWETLEATVREWLAAYGYRNMRTPVLEHTRLFTRGIGEVTDIVEKEMYSFTDALNNEHLTMRPEFTAGMVRASIEHNMLYDRPHRVYAMGPVFRHEKPQRGRYRQFHQIDVEALGFAGPDIDAELIVMLGRLWKMLGLSDIRLELNSLGQAQERAAHRNALIEYLEQHHDVLDEEARRRMHTNPLRVLDTKNPAMQDMANNAPRLFDFLGAESLAHFQGVCDRLKDAGIEYRLNPRLVRGLDYYNLTVFEWVTDRLGAQGTVCGGGRYDGLIELLGGKPAPAVGFAIGVERLLDLCAQSSDALLSPECQVYVIHQGAAAQRLAAQLAEQMRDEGLRVIVHAGSAGFKSQFKRADASGAGLAVILGDDELASGSASIKWLRESALEGQPQQETVPLDRLMKELKLKV; encoded by the coding sequence ATGACGCAGTCGTTTCAGAAGGTTCGTGCCCTGACAGGCATGAAAGACATACTCCCCGATACCAGCGCTGAGTGGGAAACACTCGAAGCCACGGTACGGGAGTGGCTGGCCGCCTATGGCTATCGCAATATGCGTACGCCCGTGCTCGAGCATACCCGGCTCTTCACTCGGGGTATTGGCGAAGTCACCGATATCGTCGAAAAAGAAATGTACTCGTTTACCGATGCGCTGAATAACGAGCACTTGACCATGCGGCCCGAGTTCACCGCCGGTATGGTACGTGCAAGCATCGAGCACAATATGCTGTACGACCGCCCGCATCGCGTCTACGCAATGGGTCCGGTATTCCGCCACGAAAAACCACAGCGTGGACGCTATCGCCAGTTCCATCAGATCGACGTCGAGGCGCTGGGTTTCGCCGGTCCGGATATCGACGCCGAGCTCATCGTCATGCTGGGCCGGCTCTGGAAAATGCTGGGTCTTAGCGATATTCGGCTGGAGCTCAATTCACTGGGGCAGGCTCAAGAGCGTGCCGCACACCGTAATGCGTTGATCGAGTATCTTGAGCAGCATCACGATGTGCTCGACGAAGAGGCCCGCCGGCGCATGCACACCAACCCCCTGCGGGTGCTCGATACCAAGAACCCGGCCATGCAGGATATGGCCAACAATGCTCCGCGCTTGTTCGACTTTCTGGGCGCCGAGTCGCTGGCGCACTTTCAGGGCGTATGCGACCGCCTGAAAGATGCGGGTATCGAATATCGTTTGAATCCGCGTCTGGTGCGTGGGCTCGACTATTACAATCTGACAGTCTTTGAATGGGTGACTGACCGTCTGGGTGCGCAAGGCACGGTATGCGGCGGCGGCCGTTATGATGGCCTGATTGAATTGCTGGGCGGCAAACCTGCCCCGGCAGTGGGTTTTGCTATTGGGGTCGAGCGCTTGCTGGATTTATGCGCGCAGTCGAGTGACGCCCTTTTATCTCCCGAATGCCAGGTATATGTCATTCACCAAGGGGCAGCGGCACAGCGTTTGGCTGCCCAGTTGGCGGAGCAGATGCGCGATGAAGGTTTGCGCGTTATTGTCCATGCTGGTTCGGCGGGTTTCAAGTCGCAGTTCAAACGCGCCGATGCCAGTGGCGCCGGTCTGGCGGTTATTCTGGGGGACGATGAACTCGCCTCTGGCAGCGCCAGTATCAAATGGCTGCGGGAATCGGCCCTTGAAGGCCAGCCTCAACAGGAAACGGTCCCCCTGGATCGCTTGATGAAAGAATTGAAATTAAAGGTTTAA
- the ispG gene encoding flavodoxin-dependent (E)-4-hydroxy-3-methylbut-2-enyl-diphosphate synthase, translating to MIDNPGLNQADTPLKVGAALRRRTRAVAVQWGGRVVQVGANAPVVVQSMTNTDTADAIATAIQVKELAQAGSELVRITVNTPEAAREVPAIREQLDRMNISVPLVGDFHYNGHKLLADFPECAQALSKYRINPGNMGGGKKRGDNFAQMIEVACRYEKPVRIGVNWGSLDHELMARMMDDNSRRAQPWDAQSVMRDALVVSAISNAQRAEELGLSPNAIVLSCKVSHVQDLITVYQDLSARCDYPVHLGLTEAGMGSKGIVASTAALSVLLQQGIGDTIRISLTPEPGGDRRREVIVAQEILQSMGLRAFTPMVVACPGCGRTSSTVFQELADSIQSYLRDQMPVWKSRYPGVETMNVAVMGCVVNGPGESRHADIGISLPGTGEVPSAPVYVDGERTITLKGDTIAQEFQAIVEQYVERRYGAGDANNNKAGG from the coding sequence ATGATAGACAATCCAGGCCTGAACCAGGCTGACACTCCATTGAAAGTAGGTGCTGCGTTGCGTCGTCGCACACGGGCTGTCGCTGTCCAATGGGGCGGCCGTGTAGTTCAGGTGGGCGCAAATGCGCCCGTAGTGGTGCAGTCCATGACCAACACCGATACCGCCGATGCCATTGCCACCGCCATACAGGTGAAAGAGCTGGCCCAAGCGGGTTCCGAGCTGGTCAGGATTACGGTCAATACGCCTGAGGCGGCCCGCGAGGTGCCCGCCATACGCGAGCAGCTCGATCGCATGAATATCTCGGTGCCTTTGGTTGGTGACTTTCACTACAACGGCCATAAATTGTTGGCCGATTTTCCAGAGTGCGCTCAGGCATTGTCAAAATACCGCATCAACCCCGGCAATATGGGGGGCGGCAAAAAGCGCGGCGACAATTTCGCGCAAATGATAGAAGTGGCCTGCCGCTACGAAAAGCCTGTGCGCATAGGTGTTAACTGGGGCAGCCTCGACCACGAGCTGATGGCCCGCATGATGGACGACAACAGCCGGCGTGCACAGCCCTGGGACGCCCAGTCGGTCATGCGTGATGCGCTGGTGGTGTCGGCCATCAGTAATGCCCAGCGCGCCGAAGAGTTGGGCCTGTCGCCCAACGCTATTGTGCTGTCGTGTAAAGTCAGCCATGTGCAGGACCTGATCACTGTTTATCAAGATTTATCGGCGCGCTGCGACTATCCCGTCCACCTCGGGCTCACCGAAGCGGGCATGGGCAGCAAAGGCATCGTGGCCTCGACGGCCGCCTTGTCCGTATTGCTGCAGCAGGGCATAGGCGACACCATCCGTATTTCGCTCACACCCGAGCCGGGCGGTGACCGACGTCGCGAAGTCATCGTCGCCCAGGAAATATTGCAAAGCATGGGCTTGCGGGCATTTACACCCATGGTGGTGGCGTGCCCAGGATGCGGACGTACCAGCAGTACGGTATTCCAGGAACTGGCCGACAGCATCCAGTCGTATCTGCGTGATCAGATGCCCGTATGGAAAAGCCGTTATCCGGGGGTGGAAACCATGAATGTGGCCGTCATGGGTTGCGTGGTCAACGGTCCCGGAGAAAGCCGGCACGCCGATATTGGCATCAGCCTGCCTGGCACAGGCGAAGTTCCTTCGGCCCCGGTGTATGTCGACGGAGAACGTACGATTACCCTGAAAGGCGATACCATCGCCCAGGAGTTCCAGGCTATCGTCGAGCAATATGTCGAACGGCGCTATGGCGCGGGTGACGCTAACAATAACAAGGCAGGCGGCTGA
- a CDS encoding RodZ family helix-turn-helix domain-containing protein → MNEPSLIREARPEIDDPNLPTGVGATLRRLREAKQLTPGEVSARLKFSNRQLEALETEQWDRLPGGMSLRGFVKNYGRYLQADVDALLVMLDSQVGTTAVAKPTSLQAAQPIGPNDLPLHGEPANRPWGWFIVILILLFVAGFYAIERGWVPDSWLIFDWLKSLKT, encoded by the coding sequence ATGAATGAACCTTCTTTAATCAGGGAAGCACGGCCTGAGATTGATGATCCGAACTTGCCTACAGGCGTGGGTGCAACGCTACGCAGATTGCGTGAGGCGAAGCAACTGACGCCTGGCGAAGTTTCTGCTCGCCTGAAATTTTCCAACCGTCAGCTCGAGGCCCTGGAAACCGAGCAGTGGGATCGCCTTCCCGGTGGCATGTCGCTGCGTGGCTTCGTCAAGAACTATGGCCGCTACTTGCAAGCTGACGTCGATGCCTTGTTGGTCATGCTTGACAGTCAGGTTGGCACCACAGCGGTGGCCAAACCTACATCTTTGCAGGCGGCCCAGCCTATCGGTCCCAACGATCTGCCCCTGCATGGCGAGCCTGCCAACCGGCCCTGGGGCTGGTTCATCGTTATCCTCATTCTGCTGTTCGTTGCCGGTTTCTATGCCATAGAGCGTGGCTGGGTGCCCGACTCCTGGCTGATATTCGACTGGCTGAAATCTTTGAAAACATGA
- the rlmN gene encoding 23S rRNA (adenine(2503)-C(2))-methyltransferase RlmN produces the protein MSINESINLLGLDTPALTDLVGQWGGKPFRAKQLQRWVHQRGADSFDDMTDLAREFRLQLAEHCSIAAPPVSIEQRSADGTRKWLFDVGKNNAVEAVFIPEDDRGTLCISSQAGCTVACPFCSTGYQGFNRNLTTAEIIGQLWHARRVLQSDMQSARTVSTETQTAPDPARVISNVVMMGMGEPLLNYDQVLGALRLMLDDNAYGLSRRRVTVSTSGVVPMMDRLGRDCPVALAVSLHAPNDALRDKLVPLNRKHPLAELLAACNRYLEHAPRDFITFEYIMLDGVNDTDQHARELITIAQQVRCKFNLIPFNPFPQSGLKRSPAARVRLFAQRLMDAGIVTTVRKTRGDDIAAACGQLAGDVKDRTRISQRLPDRAVIEIKQERG, from the coding sequence ATGTCCATCAATGAATCCATTAATCTGCTTGGTCTGGATACCCCCGCACTGACTGACCTCGTCGGGCAGTGGGGCGGCAAGCCTTTCCGTGCCAAGCAGTTGCAGCGTTGGGTGCACCAGCGCGGCGCCGACTCGTTCGACGACATGACCGACTTGGCGCGTGAATTTCGCTTGCAGCTTGCAGAGCACTGTTCGATTGCCGCCCCTCCGGTTTCAATCGAACAGCGTTCCGCCGACGGTACCCGAAAATGGCTGTTTGACGTAGGCAAGAACAATGCCGTCGAAGCCGTTTTCATACCGGAAGACGATCGCGGTACCTTGTGCATTTCCAGCCAGGCGGGCTGCACGGTGGCGTGCCCCTTTTGCTCGACCGGCTACCAGGGCTTCAACCGCAATCTGACCACCGCCGAAATCATCGGGCAGCTCTGGCATGCGCGGCGCGTCTTGCAATCCGACATGCAAAGTGCGCGCACCGTTTCCACTGAGACTCAGACAGCGCCCGACCCGGCTCGCGTAATCAGCAATGTGGTCATGATGGGCATGGGTGAGCCCTTGCTCAATTACGACCAAGTGTTGGGCGCCTTGCGTCTGATGCTCGACGACAACGCCTATGGCTTGTCGCGTCGGCGCGTCACGGTGTCGACCTCAGGCGTGGTCCCCATGATGGATCGCCTGGGCCGAGACTGCCCGGTTGCGCTGGCGGTGTCGCTGCATGCGCCCAACGATGCACTGCGCGATAAATTGGTGCCGCTTAACCGCAAGCATCCGCTGGCCGAGCTTCTGGCGGCCTGTAATCGCTACCTTGAGCATGCGCCCCGAGATTTCATCACTTTTGAGTACATTATGCTGGATGGCGTCAATGATACTGACCAGCATGCGCGCGAATTGATTACTATTGCACAACAGGTGCGGTGCAAGTTCAACTTGATTCCGTTCAATCCGTTTCCGCAGTCGGGTCTGAAGCGTTCGCCAGCAGCACGGGTGCGCTTGTTTGCGCAACGTCTGATGGATGCAGGAATAGTAACTACTGTACGCAAAACGCGTGGCGATGATATTGCAGCCGCATGCGGGCAGTTGGCCGGCGATGTCAAAGACCGTACGCGTATCAGCCAGCGCTTGCCGGATCGCGCCGTTATCGAAATAAAACAGGAGCGTGGATGA
- the ndk gene encoding nucleoside-diphosphate kinase: MAIERTLSIIKPDAVAKNVIGQIVARFEKANLKVVAARLQQLSRDDAERFYAVHKERPFYKDLVDFMVSGPVFVQVLEGENAIQTNRDLMGATDPKKADAGTIRADFADSIDANAVHGSDAVETAAVEIAFFFPESNIHSR; this comes from the coding sequence ATGGCTATTGAACGCACTCTTTCCATTATCAAACCTGATGCCGTTGCCAAGAACGTAATTGGCCAGATCGTTGCCCGCTTTGAAAAGGCTAATCTTAAAGTCGTAGCCGCCCGCCTGCAACAGCTGTCGCGCGACGATGCCGAGCGCTTTTATGCTGTTCATAAAGAGCGTCCTTTCTACAAGGATCTGGTCGACTTCATGGTGTCTGGTCCCGTCTTCGTACAAGTGCTGGAAGGCGAAAACGCCATTCAAACCAACCGTGACCTGATGGGCGCCACCGATCCCAAGAAAGCCGATGCCGGCACCATCCGCGCCGATTTTGCCGACAGCATCGATGCCAATGCCGTGCATGGTTCCGACGCCGTCGAAACAGCCGCCGTCGAAATCGCTTTCTTCTTTCCTGAAAGCAATATTCACAGCCGCTAA